In the genome of Carassius carassius chromosome 12, fCarCar2.1, whole genome shotgun sequence, the window CACTCGGTAACTCGCTGCTTTCTGCGAAGAAATGAGACAGGGATTAGACCAGTGTTGCATTCGGTTCGAGACCATCGTTTGAGTGCAGCATGTGCTGCTTAAGAGCGTGTAGGCTGACggggagcagctgtgaccgatcagccggtGACGAGGACGTGCAGGTGCTTTCTGTcggttgccagggcgacgctgattcctCTGGGAGCGCTCGTCACAgatgcatttcatgttcttgtatagACTGATgaatcttacattgttttctaaaactattgctttacatttttaacagatgggctaaaaaagtacagaagaataaaatattacctgaaaagatttgtaacaagatattttacagttgattttttttttttatatatatatatactcacgccagcaggtgtccttaagtatgtgtatttttttagtaCATCCTCCACAGAGATTCCTTCTGTGCTTTCTCAGCGTCTCCAGGAGAATGTTCCTGCCATGTGGTCTTTGACAGTCGAAGTGTCTGGATGTGTTTTCTATCTCACTTTGTAGcacattcacatgtgcctcaacagacactgaatcctccccaacacaagcttccttcatcagaacaacagaaacagatcatgcttagaccgtgacagatatgacaaacatctaaatacttactgaacaaggtgttttagatataaaaaataataaaaacattgaactgcataaacattaagatgatggtcaggcagtgaagaagtggagtacatacAAAAAGGATTTCAAATATCTGTATTATCTTCCTTACAATaacctgcactaagtgaaaatgtaaaattgattaacagtgcaaaaataaattatgcatatggcagtgtgcatacatattctacaataacctgcAAGTGGAGCACattctgctttacatttcaggtttagggatgtgtcagatgtgcttaaaacacaaacttgactgattgtcattttccagcaaataaagattacaacatcttgttactacaatattgtgtgtgattatgttgatagagataaatcaatggtttaaaaacaatgtaACTTACACAGAcatttctttctatatttctctGGAAAGGGTTCTTCACAACCAGTGTGTTGGCAGCTTGAATATACTCTGCATTAGTTGGACACCTGGCAGAAAGGtagaaacaaactctaaattagagtttttttattttgtctaatcgTCTTCAGATTGTGAATTGATCTTCATACAGTTGTAATAGCAGAggtggtaataattattatacttacacACTGTAAGAAATAATcctgtaaaaaaacagtaaaatactggcagctgtggttgccattATCATACTGTTAAAATACGGTgtgttactgtttttgaaattaaCAGCTAAATACCGTTTTGACAACTACAGCCTGGTATTTAACAGCTATATGCTGTAGTTGTCAAAACAGTATTTAGCTGttaatttcaaaaacagtaacacACCGTATTTTTACAGTATGATaatggcaaccacagctgccagtagttaactgttttttttacagtattattttttacaatgacaCCCCAATAATTTCAATTCTAAATGCTATTATAACCCTGCACATTATTTTTGTCATGGATTACAAAAAAGGAATGAAGCCaagttaggatttttttttattattctgataCAACACCAGATAAATTCTGCTCAATTATTGTAAACTAAAAcaggcaaataaaaaaatactagtcAAGTAATATTCAGTGCATACAAATAAGCACCCATCAAAATGCAAAAATGGCTTaagaaaaagcaaacaaatacaaaatatatagaaTTGACTTACctctatataaaatacaaatctaCTGTCAAATGAGGCTTTAGCAAACATTAGCCCAAAAACAGTTGCACTAAAAcaaagtaattatttaaaataaataataataaaaaaactcttaaatcAGGCTTTAAAAAACACCAGCCCTTTTAAATATCTAAACAACTctgtataaacaaaatataacacCAGACGaccatttttctaaaaaaaaaaaactgcatgagTGGGGAGTGTCAGCTACATTTTAAATGAAGTGCCACTCAAAGTCCATaagtctttttaaaagatttgatACTTTTGTACTGACAGTTATGGTCTTCTTCTGCACGGTTTTCCCAGATTTTTTGGACATCACCTTTCCCCTTGCAGCCTTGGTCCCCTTTTCTGAATTAATTCCAACAAAACGTCTGAAAAATAAGAGGATAATATCTTCAGTGAACCATgatttaaaaggaatagttcaccccaaacaatAATTTatcccataatttactcaccctcaaaccatAAGTGTATATGGCTATCTTCTTCCAGCCATAATGCATAACATCCTTCCCAGCTTTGTAAAGTTTTTGAAGCTCCAATAAACGCATCAATAAAGCATAAAAGTAATCGATATGTATCCAGTGGGGTTAATAAATGTCTAATAAGGAAAGCCATGCCTTTTTTTAAGAAAGATAtctgtattttataaatttataaaatataatcacTGGCATCTGGCATGACCGTATGCGTGTTCATGATTTAGTTGAGTACTGGCGAAAGGGTGACCTCTGACCTGACGCAAGACGTAGCGAAAGCTTAGGTTTGAATTGACGAATGCGTCACATCTACATCCATTATCGGTGCGCAAAAAGCAGAAACTTGAATACCGGCGCGATAGCGAGAGATTTTACGGTAGTTCACGTTGACTAAAACACACAAGAAaaagcgttttggaaaaaaacatTTTCGGCAAtcagacattcgcattcggacAGGATTAGATTTATCTGAGGTCCGCCGAGTTTGACGAAAAACAGTAGGTCATTTGCTCTGGAATTTTTACAGAGGTCGTGTGAGAAAAAGACAGACATGGCAGATTCGGACAGGATTAAAATCTCAAAGTACATCTGTGAAACAGAAATTTCTCTAACGTCCCCCTGTGAAACTAGTCCCATCCGAATAGGGCTTAAGACGTTTTGAAAGAAAAGGACTTTGATATAAGATTTCATATGTCGGGTCAGAGGTCATTCTTCTGCCGGAACTCGACTCTATCTGGCACTCGCGTACGGCTGTTTCTGGAAGCCAGTGATTATAGTTGATCAAAGTTATaaacatggatatttttcttacaaaaaaccaTCACTTCACTTCATTAACCCCCTGGAGTCGTATggattttatgatggatggatgcggTTTTTGGAGCTTCAAAAACTTGGGATCTATTCAATGCCATTGCAAAGCTGGGAAGCCAgtatattattttctctttataacTCCGACTGTGTTCGGCTCAAAGAAGAAAGTaatatacatctaggatggcttgaggattTCATTGTCACCATACTAATACTAACAtattaattagaaataaataaaataagtccaaACCTGTTACCTTTGAAGGAATTCTAGTGTGGATGCTGCTTCCTCTTGGTActgcaaattaaaaatgtaatacgaAGAGAACAATGCAGCAAGTCCAGAGAGAAAAGTTGGCTGCACACCCTCGCAGATTATTCAGCCTTCGAGGCTGATCATCCATCGTTTCATCCATTGGCCCGGATTATCACCTGGACCATAAAGGAAtggataaattaatgtttattctaTGATCTCTGGAGAGTTTGGTATAGAAAAGGTAGTTAGAAAttagtacattattttataacctgaaaaaatgcacacaatgtCATGTCTTACAAGATAACAAAACCTACAATatctctatataaataaaaaaaggaaaaggaaaggttgtttttgtctgtttttatctTAAAGGAGAACTTCGGTGCAAGATGAACCTCGGGTGTAGTAACACATTGGTACCAAGTCGAATGTTCTCTGGgatttgttttcataaaaatcGAATGTAAAGAGTTTTATCTCTAAAAACTGATTAGCTTATAACCATATATATGAGGGCACATCCTAAGTAAAAAGAAATGGCTAGTTAATACCACTAAAAAGGCTCAAAATAGCCCCACACTAACACGGTagcataataataacataaaagttCTCAATACTTCGGTTTGTAAGTAGGGACCCTCATTATGCTATCATGTTAGTGTAGGTGCTATTTTGAGCCTTGTTAGTGGTATTAACTAGCGATTTCTTTTTACTTAGGATATGCTCCCATATACTGCGTTATAAGCTAAACTGTTGTAGAAGAGAAAAAACTCTTTACATTcgattttaatgaaaacaaatccCAGAGAATGGTCGACTCGGTACCAATGTGTTATTACACCCGAGGTTCATTTTGcgccggagttctcctttaatgcTAAGCCAGCCTCCgagagggaaaaaagtttacaataCAATAAAGTGTAGTGATTTTTTTGTAAAGACTCAAACttgtctttgattaataaaaatgtcCTCAAATTCAAACCAGCACagtgaaataaaacatgattCAAAGACAGTAAACTCTAGAATGAAGCACTTAAATGTGAATCCTTTCATAATAGTAAAACTTGTGTGAGTTTTGatgggagtaaatgatgagagtacTATCATGTTTGGTTGAACCATTCCTATACAGGTGTTCGTTGTAAGAACTAAAGATAAACTTACATTTTCTTGAAGAATGAGTCCATCTTGCTTTTCCATGAAGTGAGCCATTAGGAGTTGAACAATTTGGTATGATGAATCAATGGGTTCATCTTTGGAAAGGATTGACTTGACTTCTGAGTTGGTAGGCTTGCTTTTAAAAAACTCTAAGATGCTCTTTCCACACTCCTCCATAGAAAGTTCAAGTGCACGCAGGACATTAATGTCAGTGAGCAGCTCAAATGGGCGAACAGGCCTTTCTGAAAAAAGAGGTATGGCCACTTTTCCATCAACTCCGCAACAGAAGGTGCTGGCACACTATTTATTTGGCTCCGTTGCAGGCAGAAAGTTGTCTCCATCAGTTTTTCTACCTCAGCTTTCTCAGCTGCCTTTGCACCTTCTTGACAGAATAGATCCTCCAGCTTCTGACGTTTAGTCTCAAAGGAGACATCGGTCTCATCTAAAGGAAGATCAGGCTGAAACCGGGTGCAACCATATGTGTCAGTGGGTCCTCTTTTAAGACCACTGCCAGCTGACCGGTGCTGTCGGAAGCTAGTGGCCCGGCTGAGGTTATCAATTCTATTCTTGATCTGGGCCAAAAGTGAGCTGTAACCTTCCCCTACAACTCGGCCATCATGAAGTTGATCCGCAAAGCTCTGGGGATATTGATGGACAATCGCTTTACAAATAGTAAGACACTGTGCACGTGTTGGTGTTGGCTCAAATTTTCTCATATCATCTGCAAGCACCCTGACCATTTGTCGTCTTGCTGGTGGTGAAGGTCTCTTCCCAGAAGAGAGAGCAGACTGAATTTCTGCAGGCATGAGCTGCCATGGTACCTGAAAGGTATTTGACCACGATTTCCTAAAATGGGATGTAGATGGTCGACTGTTTTCAAGACTGCTTGATTCTCCATCAGTAGTTACCAACATATTAGAAGAGCATGGCTGTGGTGAGGAGCTCCCAGCTGATAAGGAAGGAGTGTGCTGCATAGTGGTGAGATCCAAAGTGACAGTTTCTGACTCTgagtaaaacaaaatattgaacAGGTAGTTAAAATCCACATGATCTGTACAGACACAACttgatatatacacacatatatatatatatatatatatatatattcaattccaCACATGGTAACAATGGCCGGTTTTCTACAAATGTAGACATTGTTTAAATCTAAAACTATTCACATTGTTCATGTCACTACTGGGGTGAGTGcgcaagcaagcaaacaaattGTTTAAGTAAAACTGAGTAACAACCCTCAtatctgatgaatagaaaattataACCCCGTTAACATCTCTCAACAACCCACTTTTACATGTTCagccattttaaaatgaatagaaatataGATGAAGATGTGAGATTATAATTACCCATTTTAAAAGCATTGAGAAGTTTTCTGAGTTTTATAGTTGGTAGTATGTCACTGATGTCTTCTTGTTGAACAAACTGAAGATCATTTTTGGATTCCAATCCCGAGCCTACAAGTTTGTCAATCAAAAGCTGTGTGGTGTTCTCATCATTTGACGGCAAAGCCCTGAGGATGATTTCCCTCAGTTCTCCCACCAAGGCGGACATTGCTTTAAATTGAGACAAAAGAATGATGAAGAACTATTACAGACATATCAAACACTGTGTACTTTGACAATGGATAATAATCCAGAAGGTCATTCTGATTAACACAAGAGTAGGATCCATTCATTGGTGTCAAGCAATGAACACCCATGTCAGGGATACTGTAAGTTTGGAAAAGTTCTGTGATGAAGTACACTGAAGTATTGTTTATGACTGTCATCACAATCCTCCCCACAATAAGCCCCTCATCAGTTTCATGAATGACaacatacatgttttttttgtatgttgtgcCTTTCACAGTTGCCTCATGAGAAACCAAAGAATTTTCAGGCTGAAAATCATATCCAGATACAGACTCTCTTATGACATCATTGTAGTCACTCACCACAAACTCTGTTGCCTTTTCTGCTACAATAGCAGGAGGGAAGAGCTCACCAGCATGAAGAAACGCCTGCAGAAGCTGATGTCTTTCTGAGAGAGTAAAGCACAGATTTTTAAAGTTATGTAGTTTTCTTACACACTGTTTTAAATACATGTGCTTACTTTCGAATCTTAATGTCCACAAACGGATGAGTGGTCCAAAATGAATAATGAGCTCTGGGTAGTGGCTAAGGTAATGATGTTTAGGTCTGAGAGAGCAAGTAGGGAACATGTGTTTCCTAAAATATAGGTACTCATCGATCAAAACAAAATACCCAAAAATATCTCAAATACCCTATCTGACCACTGTAAATGGCTGGTGCACAAACGAGTGCAACAATTTCTCTTAACAGTAAAATTAGTTGCCAAACTTCATTCTCACCAGGTGATTCAATTTGGTCACCAATTAACATTGGCAGCATCCTCAAAAAACACCAGTTCTGTACAGCATGCCCACTTAGCTTCTCACTTCCTGGGTTAATCTCACACGGTCTGTCACAGTTGTCATTACCTAGAAACTTGAACTGACTAATCCTTCGATTCAATTCCAGGTACGTAAACTGTCTGTCAACCTTTACAAGATGTTGTATACATAAAGCAAGGTCATACGACACAACACCTTCAAACAAATCACGTCCAAGGCATGGGGGCAACCCTGGCTGAGAGACATGATAGAAGGAGAGCTCATTGAACAAAGAGTCAAACTTGATGCCTCCACTATGGGCCAAACCCTTATCAAGGTTCTCAACGTGATGTTTGTAAGACTCTGCCGTACGAAATGTGGCTCTGGAAAGTGGATTTTCCTGAAAAGTATATTTGTCAATTTCGCAATATCTGCAAAAGTATCTACTTCCGCTGA includes:
- the LOC132154271 gene encoding uncharacterized protein LOC132154271; its protein translation is MSALVGELREIILRALPSNDENTTQLLIDKLVGSGLESKNDLQFVQQEDISDILPTIKLRKLLNAFKMESETVTLDLTTMQHTPSLSAGSSSPQPCSSNMLVTTDGESSSLENSRPSTSHFRKSWSNTFQVPWQLMPAEIQSALSSGKRPSPPARRQMVRVLADDMRKFEPTPTRAQCLTICKAIVHQYPQSFADQLHDGRVVGEGYSSLLAQIKNRIDNLSRATSFRQHRSAGSGLKRGPTDTYGCTRFQPDLPLDETDVSFETKRQKLEDLFCQEGAKAAEKAEVEKLMETTFCLQRSQINSVPAPSVAELMEKWPYLFFQKGLFAHLSCSLTLMSCVHLNFLWRSVERAS